A single Nostoc sp. PCC 7107 DNA region contains:
- a CDS encoding aldo/keto reductase yields the protein MQYRRFGKTNLHLSVFSLGTMRYLADAENAQDTIAQALALGINHIETARGYGKSEEFLGQALQSGLSVPRSQLHITTKVPPTADADSMRRYIDESLTRLHLDYLDCLGIHGLNTWEHLQWVQANGGCMQAVQEAVGDGRVRHVGFSTHGTLEVIKAAINTDLFEFVNLHYYYFFQRHAPAIQLAAEKDMGVFIISPADKGGKLYTPPQTLKNLCQPYSPLELNYRFLLNDNRITTLSVGAAKPEELIEPLQVADRDGELISAEIAVFQSLENYQKTVLDTDKCSQCYACLPCPENINIPEVLRLRNLAVAYNMTDYGQYRYEMFENAGHWFPGMKANRCTECGDCLPRCPEELDIPALLNDAHERLKGQTGRRLWG from the coding sequence ATGCAATACCGACGCTTTGGCAAAACAAATCTCCACCTCTCGGTTTTTTCTTTAGGGACAATGCGCTATTTGGCTGATGCTGAAAATGCTCAAGATACTATCGCTCAAGCCTTAGCGTTAGGAATTAATCATATCGAAACAGCCAGAGGTTACGGTAAAAGTGAGGAGTTTCTTGGCCAAGCGCTTCAGAGCGGGTTGTCTGTACCGCGTTCTCAACTGCACATCACTACTAAAGTTCCACCAACAGCCGACGCTGATAGTATGCGTCGGTACATTGATGAATCTCTGACGCGATTACATCTAGATTATTTAGATTGTTTGGGAATTCATGGTTTAAACACTTGGGAGCATTTACAGTGGGTGCAAGCCAACGGTGGCTGTATGCAGGCTGTGCAAGAAGCGGTTGGAGATGGCCGAGTACGACACGTTGGCTTTTCCACCCACGGAACTTTAGAAGTGATAAAGGCAGCAATAAACACAGATTTATTTGAATTTGTCAATCTGCATTACTACTATTTCTTTCAACGTCACGCCCCAGCAATTCAGTTAGCGGCTGAAAAAGATATGGGTGTATTTATCATTTCTCCAGCTGACAAAGGTGGAAAACTCTACACACCACCTCAAACTCTCAAAAACTTATGTCAACCCTATTCGCCTTTAGAATTAAATTATCGATTTTTACTGAATGACAACCGCATTACTACTTTGAGTGTCGGCGCAGCCAAGCCAGAAGAATTAATTGAACCTTTACAAGTTGCTGATAGAGATGGTGAATTAATATCAGCAGAAATTGCGGTTTTTCAGAGTTTAGAAAATTACCAAAAAACTGTTTTAGACACTGATAAATGTAGTCAGTGTTATGCTTGTTTACCTTGTCCTGAAAATATCAATATTCCAGAAGTGCTGCGGTTACGTAATTTAGCTGTGGCATACAATATGACAGACTACGGACAATATCGTTATGAGATGTTTGAAAATGCTGGTCATTGGTTCCCCGGAATGAAAGCTAATCGCTGCACAGAATGCGGTGATTGTTTACCGAGATGTCCAGAAGAGTTAGATATTCCAGCTTTATTAAATGATGCTCACGAAAGATTAAAAGGTCAAACTGGTAGAAGATTGTGGGGATAA
- a CDS encoding bifunctional nuclease family protein, with translation MIEMKVAGIALDAITRSPIVLLKDASDRRALPIYIGQEQARAIMGALENQKPPRPLTHDLIVNILETWNMTLEKVIIHSLQKDTFYAALIVQQGEVKKEIDARPSDAIAVALRTNTPIWVMEEVVADASIPVDRDADEAEQEAFREFISNLRPEDLIKRFGNGDS, from the coding sequence ATGATTGAAATGAAAGTCGCTGGCATAGCATTAGATGCCATAACTCGCAGCCCCATTGTATTGTTAAAAGATGCCTCAGATCGGCGTGCTTTACCAATTTATATTGGTCAAGAACAAGCTAGGGCAATTATGGGGGCGCTGGAGAATCAAAAGCCGCCCAGACCATTAACCCATGACCTAATTGTGAATATTCTAGAGACGTGGAACATGACTCTAGAAAAAGTGATTATTCATTCCTTGCAGAAGGACACATTTTATGCAGCTTTGATTGTACAGCAAGGCGAAGTCAAAAAAGAAATTGATGCTCGTCCCAGTGATGCGATCGCAGTTGCTCTCCGTACAAATACGCCAATTTGGGTAATGGAAGAAGTAGTTGCTGATGCCTCAATTCCGGTAGATCGTGATGCTGATGAAGCAGAACAAGAAGCCTTTCGTGAATTTATCTCCAATCTCCGTCCTGAAGATTTGATTAAGCGCTTCGGTAATGGCGATAGCTAA
- a CDS encoding riboflavin synthase has product MFTGLVQTLGTIKPLAGDSWQITCVSQPSNVIMQDLAYGDSVAVDGICLTVEEILKDGFIATASPETLRRTTLGLEETQARYVNLEASLRVGGKVGGHFVMGHVDGVGRLLTAEQTATSWEMTFTAPEAIARYIVPKGSIAVNGISLTVAAYEPELSHFTVAVIPLTYADTNLRYLAPDSWVNLEGDILGKYVEKLLYPDKKQSTSPNDSGFNEITPTFLAEHGYL; this is encoded by the coding sequence GTGTTTACAGGATTAGTCCAAACTTTAGGAACCATCAAACCCTTAGCGGGCGATTCTTGGCAAATTACTTGTGTGAGTCAGCCATCTAATGTAATTATGCAGGATTTAGCTTACGGTGACAGCGTTGCTGTAGATGGTATTTGCTTGACTGTTGAAGAAATTTTAAAAGACGGGTTTATTGCCACCGCTTCCCCAGAAACGCTGCGTCGTACTACCCTAGGTCTTGAGGAAACCCAAGCAAGATATGTGAACTTAGAAGCTTCACTGCGAGTGGGTGGCAAAGTCGGCGGGCATTTTGTGATGGGTCATGTGGATGGTGTAGGTCGATTACTCACAGCAGAACAGACAGCGACTTCTTGGGAAATGACATTCACTGCACCTGAAGCGATCGCGCGGTACATTGTCCCTAAAGGCAGCATAGCAGTAAATGGCATTAGTCTCACGGTAGCCGCCTACGAACCAGAACTCTCACACTTCACTGTAGCTGTTATCCCCCTCACCTACGCTGATACTAATCTTCGCTATCTTGCCCCTGACAGTTGGGTGAATTTAGAAGGGGATATTCTTGGCAAATACGTGGAAAAATTGCTTTACCCTGACAAAAAACAGTCAACGTCTCCCAATGACTCAGGATTCAATGAAATTACACCCACATTTTTAGCAGAACACGGGTATTTGTAA
- a CDS encoding M23 family metallopeptidase produces the protein MTQRNTSAHNPSHGSNQQGMKKKRFVSTLPAQSICLLSSFSLLSSGFVFAQTETSIDNIVPVENSQSTGKTNFIKKDIVIPEAPKKQGEFSQRRANLSQRLRKPEVVQSKEPVRQSKPQTETAVEPVFTTRQRTPAVTPQLKPVNVRTAKPKPEVAQPSPSIREEVIKPVAPRTIPEKLPEVAQPVNNSNSTTEATTGKIKDSNNAYIDPNNYGSSATNTYQAPNSVIITERSSGCRTILPSGQAISLGFCNQAQPGGNQRVANSESKPAPTWLKKSQNAQLASVPPVRTGITAGNNGVAYSGEVKTAFRPNRFIPNPNDFGATRISSTPVAPSAGALPAPMIEGNLAPRVSTVTYDIPLASVLPQIPYTNTIAYRGGAGINYPLSVPATITSLFGWRIHPITGNRRFHAGTDLGAPMGTPILAAAKGQVDTAGWLGGYGLTVILTHSSAQQTLYGHMSEIFVQPGQVVEPGMVIGRVGSTGNSTGPHLHFEVRHLTQDGWVAVDPGGQLQAGLSQLIQTMRTAQVIGEPGS, from the coding sequence ATGACGCAGCGCAATACATCTGCCCATAATCCTTCCCACGGCTCGAATCAGCAAGGTATGAAGAAAAAACGTTTTGTATCTACCCTGCCAGCCCAGAGTATCTGTTTACTAAGTAGCTTCAGCCTGCTTAGTAGTGGCTTCGTATTTGCCCAAACAGAAACATCCATAGATAACATTGTTCCTGTAGAAAATTCCCAGTCAACAGGTAAAACAAATTTCATAAAAAAAGATATTGTTATCCCAGAAGCCCCCAAGAAACAAGGGGAATTTTCGCAAAGACGAGCTAACCTCAGCCAAAGACTCCGTAAACCAGAGGTTGTACAATCCAAAGAGCCTGTTAGACAGTCAAAACCTCAAACTGAAACAGCAGTTGAGCCAGTTTTTACGACTCGCCAACGCACCCCGGCAGTAACTCCACAGCTAAAACCAGTCAACGTCCGCACCGCCAAACCCAAGCCGGAAGTTGCTCAACCAAGCCCAAGTATACGAGAAGAGGTAATCAAACCAGTTGCGCCTCGCACCATCCCAGAAAAACTTCCAGAAGTTGCCCAGCCAGTTAATAACTCGAACAGCACAACTGAAGCGACAACTGGAAAAATCAAAGACTCTAACAACGCCTACATTGACCCCAACAATTACGGCAGTTCTGCTACAAATACTTATCAAGCACCTAATTCTGTAATCATCACAGAACGTTCTAGTGGTTGTCGCACAATTTTGCCATCGGGACAAGCTATATCACTGGGTTTTTGTAACCAAGCTCAACCTGGTGGTAATCAGCGTGTAGCTAACTCTGAAAGCAAACCAGCCCCCACTTGGCTCAAAAAAAGTCAAAATGCTCAGTTAGCTAGTGTTCCACCAGTACGGACTGGGATAACGGCTGGCAATAACGGCGTTGCTTATAGTGGTGAAGTCAAGACGGCTTTTCGTCCGAATCGGTTTATCCCCAATCCCAACGATTTCGGTGCGACCAGAATCAGTAGCACTCCTGTTGCACCCAGCGCTGGTGCTTTACCTGCACCCATGATTGAAGGGAATTTGGCACCTCGTGTAAGTACTGTGACTTACGATATTCCCTTAGCATCAGTTCTGCCGCAAATTCCATATACCAATACAATTGCCTATCGTGGCGGTGCTGGCATCAACTATCCTCTTTCGGTTCCAGCCACAATTACTTCGCTGTTTGGTTGGCGCATTCATCCCATAACAGGTAATCGCCGTTTCCACGCTGGTACAGATTTGGGTGCGCCGATGGGTACACCAATTCTCGCCGCAGCTAAAGGTCAGGTAGATACAGCAGGTTGGCTTGGTGGTTATGGTTTAACTGTCATTCTGACTCACAGTTCTGCCCAACAAACCCTTTATGGTCACATGTCCGAAATCTTTGTCCAACCCGGTCAAGTGGTAGAACCAGGTATGGTCATTGGACGAGTTGGTAGTACAGGCAACTCCACAGGGCCTCACCTGCACTTTGAAGTACGTCACCTCACACAAGACGGATGGGTTGCTGTTGACCCAGGTGGGCAATTACAAGCAGGTCTAAGTCAGTTGATACAAACCATGCGTACAGCCCAAGTAATTGGCGAACCAGGAAGTTAA
- a CDS encoding biotin--[acetyl-CoA-carboxylase] ligase: MEFDRQKLELALKAGKNWNNSPFSLHIFDSVTSTNQTLWNLLAQGEKPGSVVIATQQTAGRGQWGRQWISHPGGLYLSMAIAPKLEASASYQLTLASAWGIADQLRYCGVDVGIKWPNDLVLNSRKLGGILTETKINNGYITQAVIGVGINWINSVPETGINLEMWQDSYATKPISCLEILTSAVLRGIESGIECLAQEGVNILLSRYLELLTNVGDKVYVNDLAGTVVGVTSQGKLRVSMETYDTTDIKTTELYIEPGTISLGYRKSSVPL, translated from the coding sequence GTGGAATTTGATCGGCAAAAGTTGGAATTAGCGTTAAAAGCAGGAAAAAACTGGAACAATTCGCCATTTTCGCTGCATATTTTTGATAGTGTGACTTCCACTAACCAAACATTGTGGAATTTGTTAGCACAAGGCGAAAAACCTGGGTCTGTGGTAATTGCCACACAACAAACGGCGGGTAGAGGACAATGGGGGCGACAATGGATTTCTCATCCTGGTGGGCTATACCTTTCGATGGCGATCGCGCCTAAACTAGAAGCTAGTGCCAGTTATCAATTAACTCTTGCTAGTGCTTGGGGCATTGCTGACCAACTGCGTTATTGTGGCGTAGATGTGGGAATTAAATGGCCGAATGATCTAGTTTTAAATAGTCGCAAATTAGGCGGCATTTTAACAGAAACTAAGATAAATAACGGTTATATTACCCAAGCAGTAATTGGAGTTGGCATTAACTGGATAAACTCAGTACCCGAAACCGGAATTAACCTAGAAATGTGGCAAGACTCCTACGCTACAAAACCGATTTCTTGTCTGGAAATTCTCACTTCCGCCGTTTTACGGGGGATAGAATCCGGTATTGAGTGCCTTGCCCAAGAAGGAGTAAACATACTCTTGTCGCGCTATTTAGAGTTACTAACTAATGTGGGTGATAAGGTATATGTTAATGATTTGGCAGGCACTGTAGTCGGCGTTACTTCTCAGGGTAAATTACGTGTTTCTATGGAAACTTATGATACAACAGACATAAAAACAACAGAACTTTATATTGAACCCGGTACAATCAGTCTGGGATACCGTAAATCTTCTGTCCCATTATAG
- the pgeF gene encoding peptidoglycan editing factor PgeF, translating to MHTWHWRNWEGLPYLTCSLLENWQHGFFTHQFWPRSPQDLTPVLHPEASTYRLKQVHGNTVLTPQEVDSQVREIAADEESAFASADGLITEAPLQAVWVASADCTPVLIGDVRTGQVAALHAGWRGTAAKIVPQAIARLQAQGSQVQDLRVALGPAIAGEVYQVSIEVAAEIGVSIISHKDTQKIVQVLHELPNSPLLADPEPGKVRVDVRRVNTLQLENLGISGEQIAIAPYCTYQTPEHFFSYRREQQKKVQWSGIVSGII from the coding sequence ATGCACACTTGGCACTGGCGCAATTGGGAAGGACTGCCATACCTTACCTGTAGTCTTTTAGAAAATTGGCAACACGGCTTTTTTACTCACCAGTTCTGGCCGCGATCGCCACAAGATTTAACTCCTGTTTTGCACCCAGAAGCATCAACGTATCGCTTAAAACAGGTACATGGCAACACAGTTCTCACACCCCAAGAAGTTGACTCCCAAGTGAGGGAAATCGCCGCAGATGAGGAATCTGCTTTTGCCTCGGCTGATGGTTTAATTACCGAAGCACCTTTACAAGCTGTATGGGTTGCTAGTGCAGATTGTACACCTGTGTTAATTGGGGATGTGCGAACAGGACAGGTAGCTGCATTACACGCAGGTTGGCGAGGCACGGCGGCGAAGATTGTCCCCCAAGCTATCGCCCGATTACAAGCTCAAGGAAGTCAAGTACAGGACTTAAGAGTTGCTCTTGGCCCCGCGATCGCTGGTGAAGTTTACCAAGTCTCGATTGAGGTAGCTGCGGAAATCGGAGTCAGCATTATATCACATAAAGACACCCAAAAAATTGTTCAGGTGTTACATGAACTACCCAATTCTCCCTTATTAGCTGATCCAGAACCAGGAAAGGTAAGAGTGGATGTACGGCGGGTAAATACTTTGCAATTAGAAAATTTGGGGATTAGTGGCGAACAAATTGCGATCGCTCCTTATTGTACATATCAAACTCCTGAACATTTCTTTTCTTACCGCCGTGAACAACAGAAAAAAGTCCAGTGGTCAGGAATTGTTAGCGGGATAATTTGA
- a CDS encoding helix-turn-helix domain-containing protein: MMLEETILKVDFTQEDACAEVLPRSHTNSSYHAKWDSIRLDIHQQPAHETPEHSPQQHIISINTAHRLTKAERVLDGRFQEEYIFNGDVAIIPANIHHISRWTSQTEFLLLSLEPAFFNRIILESVDLQGVELTPYFAAPEPLIQQIALALKSELESGGMGSQLYIESLKTTLCIHLLKHHSIASDKIPQFSNNKGLSPRKLRQAISYINENLERDLTLVEIAAVVGMSMYHFSRLFKQSTGFAPHQYVLNSRITQAKKLLSATEKSIEKISEQVGFQSQSHFTNVFRKFMGITPKAYREQVKI, encoded by the coding sequence ATGATGCTGGAAGAGACAATCTTAAAAGTTGATTTTACTCAAGAAGATGCTTGTGCAGAAGTTCTGCCGCGATCGCACACCAATTCTAGTTACCATGCTAAATGGGACAGTATTCGTTTAGATATTCACCAACAGCCTGCCCACGAAACCCCCGAACATTCGCCCCAACAACATATCATCTCTATTAACACAGCCCATCGTTTAACCAAAGCAGAACGCGTATTAGATGGACGCTTTCAGGAGGAATACATCTTTAATGGTGATGTAGCGATTATTCCCGCCAACATCCATCATATTTCCCGTTGGACATCACAAACTGAATTTCTGCTTCTTAGTTTGGAACCGGCATTTTTCAATCGCATTATCTTAGAGTCGGTTGATTTACAAGGTGTGGAGTTAACACCTTACTTTGCTGCACCGGAACCATTAATTCAGCAAATTGCTTTGGCACTGAAGTCAGAATTAGAATCAGGTGGTATGGGCAGCCAACTTTATATTGAGTCTCTCAAAACCACACTCTGCATTCACCTGCTGAAACACCACTCAATAGCCAGCGATAAAATTCCCCAATTTTCAAATAACAAAGGACTTTCGCCCAGAAAATTACGTCAAGCTATTTCATATATTAATGAAAACCTAGAAAGAGATTTGACTTTGGTGGAAATTGCTGCGGTTGTAGGAATGAGTATGTATCATTTTTCTCGCCTATTTAAACAATCTACAGGTTTTGCACCCCATCAATATGTGCTTAATAGCCGAATTACTCAGGCAAAAAAACTCTTGAGTGCAACTGAAAAAAGTATTGAAAAAATCTCTGAACAAGTTGGTTTTCAGAGCCAGAGTCATTTTACTAATGTGTTTCGTAAATTCATGGGCATAACACCAAAAGCATATAGAGAACAGGTGAAAATTTGA
- a CDS encoding thiol-disulfide oxidoreductase DCC family protein has product MNYYVIYDGNCNLCVTLVQFLETLDKGKLFLYTSMQDEQQLTHWGITSQDCQQGMILIDADAPERRWQGSNAAEEISKLLPMGSLFVDAYRALPGMKWAGDAFYKEIRDNRYTLFGKRATTYRSIYCVDGGCKIGHD; this is encoded by the coding sequence ATGAATTATTACGTAATATACGACGGAAATTGCAATCTCTGCGTTACTTTAGTGCAATTTTTAGAAACATTAGACAAAGGCAAGCTGTTTCTTTACACTTCTATGCAAGACGAACAACAACTTACGCATTGGGGAATAACATCTCAAGATTGTCAACAAGGAATGATATTAATTGATGCTGATGCCCCTGAACGACGTTGGCAAGGTAGCAATGCGGCTGAAGAAATTAGCAAGTTACTGCCAATGGGAAGTCTGTTTGTCGATGCTTACCGTGCTTTACCTGGGATGAAATGGGCAGGCGATGCCTTCTACAAAGAAATCCGTGATAATCGTTATACGCTGTTTGGCAAGCGTGCTACTACCTATCGATCAATATATTGTGTGGATGGTGGCTGCAAAATTGGTCATGATTAG
- a CDS encoding Uma2 family endonuclease, translating into MPPTDLIFDDGEPLESNRHRIAMNVLIRSLQQAWADRNDFYTGGNMFIYYSSTQARNNDFRGPDFFAVLNVDGTIPRQGWVVWEENGRYPDVIVELMSPSTARVDKVTKKEIYQQTFRTPDYFVYDPFDPNSLQGWHLDANQNYQPLTANEHGWLWCQRLSLWLGTWDGTVDRETAIWLRFYDADGNLIPLPEEAAQAKAEAAQAQAEAAQAQAEAAQAQAERLAARLRELGEDPDI; encoded by the coding sequence ATGCCACCCACAGATTTAATATTTGATGACGGAGAACCATTGGAGTCAAATCGCCATCGTATTGCCATGAATGTCTTAATTAGGTCATTGCAACAAGCTTGGGCTGACCGAAATGACTTTTACACAGGTGGTAATATGTTTATCTACTACAGCAGTACCCAAGCACGTAACAATGATTTCCGCGGCCCAGATTTTTTTGCAGTACTGAATGTTGATGGTACTATCCCCAGACAAGGTTGGGTCGTTTGGGAAGAAAATGGCCGTTACCCGGATGTCATTGTGGAATTGATGTCACCATCTACGGCGCGGGTTGATAAAGTGACAAAAAAAGAAATTTATCAACAAACCTTCCGTACCCCAGATTACTTTGTCTATGACCCCTTTGACCCTAATTCTTTGCAAGGGTGGCATTTAGATGCAAATCAAAACTATCAGCCTCTAACAGCAAATGAACACGGTTGGCTATGGTGTCAGCGTTTAAGTTTATGGCTGGGGACTTGGGACGGCACAGTAGACCGAGAAACAGCCATTTGGCTGCGGTTTTATGATGCTGATGGTAATCTTATACCTTTACCAGAGGAAGCTGCACAGGCAAAGGCTGAAGCCGCACAGGCACAAGCTGAAGCCGCACAGGCACAAGCTGAAGCCGCACAGGCACAAGCTGAACGATTAGCCGCCCGTTTAAGAGAATTGGGCGAAGACCCTGATATTTAA